A single region of the Demequina sp. genome encodes:
- a CDS encoding sugar ABC transporter substrate-binding protein, whose translation MKHSTLVRIGVVTAIVGLVAGCSSSPSDDGSPGASTGDSTQPVTITYSNFISNGGNEDNMSAIVAAFEKENPNITVDVKTLPYSDYFTALQTDLVAGTQADVFDIEYANYRSYVESGVAAPIGGIDASKYRESLIEAYQTDGTQYALPTSFSTVVLFYNKDLFDAAGVSYPTADWTWTDEQAAAEKITDKSKDIWGDYQPFTYNEYYKTVAQAGGSFLGADGKSLNFNTPQGIEAAKWLVNKVGKTMPAAGDASTDSDSDLFSTGHLAMWHTGIWMFASMQEVPFKWDIVVEPGLTQQASHLFSNAVMVSANSDHQEAAAKWADYLATSQATIDARLANSWELPPVSDDAALAAYLTQGLPENRQAVFDSLDAVALAPSIGANQAQMADIVTKYLGEAAAGRMSAEDAVKKAADEVQPLLPTS comes from the coding sequence ATGAAGCACTCCACACTAGTCAGGATCGGCGTGGTCACCGCAATAGTCGGCCTCGTTGCCGGCTGCTCGTCCAGCCCTTCCGACGACGGGAGCCCGGGAGCGTCAACGGGTGATTCGACGCAACCCGTCACCATCACTTACAGCAACTTCATCTCGAATGGCGGCAACGAGGACAACATGTCCGCGATCGTGGCGGCATTCGAGAAGGAGAACCCCAACATCACCGTGGACGTGAAGACGCTGCCCTACAGCGACTACTTCACGGCACTTCAGACGGACCTGGTCGCAGGCACGCAGGCGGATGTCTTCGACATCGAGTACGCCAACTATCGCTCCTACGTGGAAAGTGGCGTCGCCGCTCCCATTGGGGGCATCGATGCAAGCAAGTACAGGGAGTCCCTCATCGAGGCGTACCAGACGGACGGCACGCAATACGCGCTGCCGACCTCGTTTTCCACGGTGGTGCTGTTCTACAACAAGGACCTGTTTGACGCCGCCGGCGTCAGCTACCCCACCGCGGACTGGACCTGGACGGATGAGCAGGCGGCGGCGGAGAAGATCACCGACAAGTCCAAGGACATCTGGGGCGACTACCAGCCGTTCACCTACAACGAGTACTACAAGACGGTCGCTCAAGCGGGCGGCTCGTTCCTCGGCGCGGACGGCAAGTCGTTGAACTTCAACACCCCTCAGGGCATCGAGGCGGCGAAGTGGCTCGTCAACAAGGTCGGCAAGACCATGCCGGCCGCGGGAGACGCGAGCACGGACTCTGACTCCGACCTGTTCTCGACGGGTCACCTTGCAATGTGGCACACGGGCATCTGGATGTTCGCGTCCATGCAGGAGGTTCCGTTCAAGTGGGACATCGTCGTGGAGCCGGGGCTCACCCAGCAGGCCAGTCACCTGTTCTCGAACGCGGTGATGGTCTCTGCCAACTCCGATCATCAGGAGGCCGCCGCCAAGTGGGCCGACTACCTGGCAACGTCGCAAGCGACCATCGACGCGCGCCTGGCCAACTCGTGGGAGCTGCCTCCGGTGTCCGATGACGCTGCTCTCGCGGCGTACCTGACGCAGGGGCTGCCGGAGAACCGTCAGGCCGTGTTCGACTCGCTCGACGCAGTGGCTCTGGCACCGTCCATTGGGGCGAACCAGGCTCAGATGGCTGACATCGTGACCAAGTACCTCGGCGAGGCCGCAGCGGGCCGCATGAGCGCAGAGGACGCGGTCAAGAAGGCGGCAGACGAGGTTCAGCCGCTCCTGCCAACCAGCTAG